The Kluyvera intermedia genome window below encodes:
- a CDS encoding head-tail connector protein, with product MIPSLEELYVQCRIDEGNTQEAALLTLYVESAREEAQLKLNRLLYDSVDDIPEGDETGMAITPLLKLRIMQLVNFWYDNRDQVGELPDFFVNGIRDYRLQPGT from the coding sequence ATGATCCCCTCGCTGGAAGAACTCTATGTTCAGTGCCGGATTGATGAAGGCAATACTCAGGAAGCTGCTTTGCTCACGCTCTATGTTGAATCGGCAAGAGAAGAGGCTCAGCTCAAGCTTAATCGACTTCTTTATGACAGTGTGGACGATATACCAGAAGGTGACGAAACGGGTATGGCAATCACACCGCTGTTGAAGCTGAGAATCATGCAGTTAGTGAATTTCTGGTACGACAATCGCGATCAGGTTGGCGAACTTCCCGATTTTTTTGTCAATGGCATACGTGATTATCGCCTTCAGCCAGGAACGTAG
- a CDS encoding phage head closure protein — protein sequence MQAGRLRNRVVVQNITTSRDPSGQPVEAWHDGAETWAEVKGISGREMVAAGAETAVATIRVWTRFRSDITAASRLRVMTGPFKGAILNIIGPPIPDSRGIQLEILCKQGTEK from the coding sequence ATGCAGGCCGGAAGACTGAGAAACAGGGTGGTAGTTCAGAACATCACAACATCCAGAGATCCTTCTGGCCAGCCTGTTGAAGCGTGGCATGACGGTGCGGAAACATGGGCAGAAGTAAAGGGCATTAGTGGGCGCGAGATGGTAGCCGCCGGGGCTGAAACTGCAGTCGCCACTATCAGGGTATGGACACGATTTCGTAGCGATATAACTGCTGCGTCCAGACTCAGGGTTATGACTGGCCCGTTCAAGGGTGCCATTTTGAATATCATAGGTCCGCCAATCCCTGATTCTCGTGGTATTCAGCTCGAAATTCTTTGCAAACAGGGAACTGAAAAATGA
- a CDS encoding HK97-gp10 family putative phage morphogenesis protein, which yields MIGTSLDFSGLNDIAKDLEALSRAENNKVLRDATRAGAEVLKAEVIARAPVRTGKLKKNVVVVTQKSRRRGEISSGIHIRGRNMRTGNSDNTMKASDPRNAFYWRFVELGTANMPAHPFVRPAYDTREEEAASVAITRMNQAIDEVLSK from the coding sequence ATGATTGGGACGAGCCTCGATTTTTCCGGGCTGAATGACATCGCAAAGGACCTGGAGGCGCTTAGCCGCGCTGAAAATAACAAGGTGCTACGTGATGCTACCCGCGCAGGTGCTGAGGTGCTTAAGGCAGAAGTTATTGCGCGTGCGCCGGTACGTACTGGGAAACTGAAAAAAAACGTGGTGGTGGTGACCCAAAAAAGCCGCCGCCGCGGGGAAATTTCTTCCGGTATTCACATCCGTGGTCGCAACATGCGAACCGGTAATAGCGACAACACCATGAAAGCCAGCGACCCGCGTAATGCGTTTTACTGGCGCTTTGTAGAGCTGGGCACTGCGAACATGCCTGCGCATCCATTTGTGCGACCCGCTTATGATACTCGCGAGGAGGAGGCCGCCAGCGTCGCTATTACCAGGATGAACCAGGCTATTGATGAGGTGCTGAGTAAGTGA
- a CDS encoding DUF3168 domain-containing protein → MNEDDIYALLSPLAEGRVYPYVAPLGSDGKLSVSPPWIVFSIVSDVCSDVLCGQAESRVSVQVDAYSTTITESRNLRDLALASLKPLNPTEVVKIPGYEPYYRLYRATLDFKVTP, encoded by the coding sequence GTGAATGAAGATGATATCTACGCCTTGCTCTCTCCTCTGGCAGAAGGCCGGGTATATCCCTACGTTGCGCCACTGGGAAGTGACGGAAAGCTGTCAGTCTCGCCACCCTGGATTGTCTTTTCTATCGTCTCTGATGTTTGCTCTGACGTGCTGTGTGGCCAGGCAGAGAGCAGGGTTTCCGTTCAGGTCGATGCGTATTCCACAACGATCACAGAATCAAGAAACCTGAGAGATTTGGCGCTTGCCTCGCTTAAGCCGTTAAACCCTACAGAGGTGGTAAAAATACCCGGATACGAGCCATATTATCGGCTATACCGTGCCACCCTGGATTTTAAAGTTACACCTTGA
- a CDS encoding phage tail assembly chaperone produces the protein MKNIKNLALAKMSGFRHKTVAVPEWEGVKVVLREPSGEAWLRWQEVVKAGADDENVSVSEKAHRNLCADVVLFIDVLCDTDKQPVFSVDEEEQVREIYGPVHSRLLKQALDLINNADEAREKYQPPA, from the coding sequence ATGAAGAACATTAAAAACCTCGCCCTGGCTAAGATGTCGGGCTTTCGTCATAAGACGGTCGCCGTTCCTGAATGGGAAGGCGTCAAAGTGGTTCTCCGTGAGCCGTCAGGTGAAGCCTGGCTGCGCTGGCAGGAAGTGGTGAAAGCGGGTGCTGATGATGAAAATGTTTCGGTATCGGAAAAGGCACACCGTAATCTTTGCGCTGACGTGGTGCTCTTCATTGACGTCCTGTGCGACACCGATAAGCAACCGGTATTCAGCGTAGACGAAGAAGAGCAGGTGCGTGAAATCTACGGCCCCGTCCATTCACGCCTACTCAAACAGGCGCTTGACCTGATCAACAACGCGGACGAAGCGCGGGAAAAGTATCAACCCCCGGCGTAA
- a CDS encoding DUF4035 domain-containing protein yields MSLALRMGRTLSELRQNMTASELLMWIEYDRQSPVGDIRGDIQAAQLVSAIYGSQGAKVPLDDAILRWGGDEQPATKDPFAGLEAALTAATQ; encoded by the coding sequence ATGTCGCTTGCGCTCCGGATGGGGCGCACGCTCTCAGAGCTTCGGCAGAATATGACGGCAAGCGAGCTTCTGATGTGGATTGAGTACGACAGGCAAAGTCCGGTTGGCGATATCCGTGGCGACATTCAGGCAGCCCAGCTCGTCTCTGCCATCTACGGCTCGCAGGGGGCAAAAGTACCGCTGGACGATGCGATCCTGCGATGGGGTGGTGATGAACAGCCAGCAACAAAGGACCCGTTTGCGGGACTGGAGGCGGCGCTAACTGCTGCGACACAATAA
- a CDS encoding YebO family protein, which yields MEPLVVVFGVFGWLINLIVIFYLLRFSTRANEQVETLKEINKKQDAQIDLLIQVAHQRKDSL from the coding sequence ATGGAACCACTGGTAGTAGTGTTTGGAGTATTCGGCTGGCTGATAAATTTAATTGTGATTTTTTATTTATTACGGTTTAGCACAAGGGCAAATGAACAAGTTGAAACCCTTAAAGAAATAAATAAAAAGCAAGATGCGCAAATAGATTTATTAATACAAGTCGCTCACCAAAGAAAAGACAGTTTATAA